A window from Esox lucius isolate fEsoLuc1 chromosome 16, fEsoLuc1.pri, whole genome shotgun sequence encodes these proteins:
- the mphosph8 gene encoding M-phase phosphoprotein 8 isoform X3 — protein MAEKPEAGESEEEVEDVYEVERIIDMRTEEGEVLYRVRWKNYTSDDDTWEPEAHLEDCREVLLAYKRALAEAKAKKDLDAKKGMKLPMKSDVFDADSDSDSDKGKPADLPVKKKKKKKQPREDEDSPSKEKRKKKKDKRKEDFRPRPAPESDEDELSPPPTPGRGTKMSDSKKRFVDSDEEEEIHVPSKKHRKDKAKDGGKHGKKEKVEEGKRNKKSKRDRKGDLESTEDEATAPLEEELSDGPSESQTDDTTATERSRADDRPRNKKGKSELKLQGIKDFLQDKKAKKPESLSPALSASGLARLKSLTTSKAQSRDEPAATSDSSDTPAPTQVHKKAKGKEATPTLPKIPSSSSSSSSSSSGAGASTSKPREEESKEEVGGDKEPAASTNLFEKFLLNCEAKDRVPRKQMVHPPTAPENTKPPKLIGKIEKRTKPTKESPARKAEPEKTKHSDAFRPSQSHAALEMDDKMDTEEEHAQRSKFGGEDRREEAPRWERRTQEDDRRRRRREDSESRLFIACDDNQDPLESTDKSDKGQASLNLGMDLNLDWMTLEDFQKHLNGEDEILSAPPLSPSELRDAVKSGDYMSVKLALNSKEDYNLDQEACTVQQKSLSGKEKSFINEEEDILNVQKKSESAEESQHQKGDSHCEGSPDPHFEGNPHCEGNCRSRRNRPGFGNPHHKGNPSHGKEKPVDNEESSSCVLEKTLCDMERALYDIKKSAEENGSSDDSSSDEVEDRTLDSNSPSGSDPPPSNAESHNESDSSPQISVQPRKAYRKKVVPRKGTRSNLRSSTKMKVSACSTTVDGKRKWDKKHYCLYCNEPHNKIARHLERVHADEAAVAHAISFPKLSKIRSLLLDQLRNKGNYEHNFEVLQSGDGEVVTKKRPSYDGVSVRDYLPCQHCLGFFNKIDLWKHEGSCKARKGQDERKGGKRVRVQAASSRLLPLPVYSTGGCEEIIHNMNQDDISCHIKNDPLICKYGNALSAKHGHAKSQFTYIGSKMRELARFVLTVNEMDCGVQYLHEVCVPSKFKLAVHAARKMSGFDPASDRYKTPSLALKIGYSLKRATEIAFGESRMTEDCEAEEQAKKFIELLENDWNKCFSGLSLNTVSQCDEVDVSSLTEDLIKLQQFLKIAEDTAKQELLENPTNAVWKKLNETLLAQIALFNRKRTGEVAKMLLETYTNRKKAPASADIFLNLSRLEQVLGDDKLTRVEIEGKNGRKMPVLLTDRMISSLDILIANRDKVGVSKENPYVFARSMDAASYVRGFDCLRKFAHECNAKNPESLIHATVRKEVAIHCQILNLNESELDQVAKLLGHDTQVHKEYYRLAENAAHLAEISKLLLAMDEVPVVPVTSEESVVSPTHGTYSAGTYEPVADSAKIYPTGSSYSTGSSYSTGSSYPTGTSYPTGISYPTGTSYPTGTSYPTGTSYPTGTSYPTGTSYPTGTSYPTGTSYPTGTSYPTETYSAKSYTVGAQPLRSYHAGTYPEKLYALGSHCSSSFSAGTDFSRPHPAVTHAAVTYSAGTYAAGTCLAENHSPRSYTAGTHLTRSYPASPYDLSSPPSSYPLGPYPAGGQFPRPYPAGTYPTQTLSSRTVITPTLSVHSLPAETLPSQALPSQALPSQALPSQALPSQALPSQALPSQALPSQALPSQALPSQALPSQALPSQALPSQALPSQALPSQALPSQALPSQALPSQALPSQALPSQALPSQALPSQALPSQDLPSQDLPSQDLPSQALPVGTVSAGEVSLSVGPASTGPAGTVGTVWKRRPWNDAAKAAVRRQMGNFISKMQVPGKKDCEICLHNEPALQDRTWRDIKNYVHNTVKSIKRKKGLTGVDPGKQTNKVAAKKLKETKSANSATEGVGGIMTVPTEGQEKKQDAGIVALPTPRKQKMWSDEARAAVRRQLGDFTKLMKIPGKRECDACIAAEPALQSRTWKDIKNYVHNTLMTMCRRHISGKQNMDHEKPSIRTPKPAVPQNPEVHLKPGVPLGLPEDPPVYLSL, from the exons ATGGCGGAGAAGCCAGAGGCTGGAGAAAGTGAAGAAGAGGTTGAAGATGTCTACGAAGTGGAGAGGATTATTGACATGCGAACAGAGGAG GGGGAGGTTCTGTACCGTGTTCGCTGGAAGAACTACACATCAGATGATGACACCTGGGAACCTGAGGCCCACCTCGAGGACTGCAGGGAGGTGCTGCTGGCCTACAAAAGAGCTTTGGCTGAGGCTAAGGCCAAGAAAGACCTAGATGCTAAGAAAGGCATG AAGCTGCCCATGAAGAGTGATGTGTTCGATGCTGACTCTGACAGTGACAGTGATAAAGGTAAACCTGCAGACCTGCCTgttaagaagaagaagaaaaagaagcagCCTCGAGAAGACGAGGATTCACCTTCgaaggagaagaggaaaaaaaagaaagacaagcGCAAGGAGGACTTTAGGCCTCGCCCTGCACCAGAGTCTGATGAAGATGAGCTTTCCCCGCCACCAACCCCGGGCCGCGGAACCAAGATGTCCGACtccaaaaaaagatttgttgaCTCTGACGAAGAGgaagaaatccatgttccctccAAGAAGCACAGGAAGGACAAGGCCAAGGATGGCGGAAAGCATGGGAAGAAAGAGAAGGTGGAGGAAGGAAAGAGGAATAAGAAGTCAAAGAGGGATCGGAAGGGTGATTTGGAGTCCACTGAAGATGAGGCCACTGCCCCCCTGGAGGAGGAGCTTAGTGATGGGCCGTCGGAGTCCCAGACGGATGATACCACAGCGACTGAGAGGTCTCGCGCTGACGACAGGCCCAGGAATAAGAAGGGCAAGTCAGAACTGAAGCTGCAGGGCATCAAGGACTTTCTCCAAGACAAAAAAGCCAAGAAGCCGGAGTCTTTGTCGCCCGCTCTCTCTGCGAGCGGCCTCGCCAGACTCAAGAGTCTCACCACCTCCAAGGCCCAGAGCCGCGATGAGCCCGCAGCGACCTCTGACTCCAGCGACACTCCTGCTCCCACCCAGGTGCACAAGAAAGCCAAGGGTAAGGAGGCCACGCCTACGCTGCCGAAAATTCCCTCTTCGtcttcctcgtcttcctcttcctcctccggcGCAGGGGCCAGCACCAGCAAGCCGCGGGAGGAGGAGTCTAAAGAGGAGGTGGGCGGGGATAAGGAGCCCGCTGCGTCCACTAATCTGTTTGAGAAGTTTCTGCTGAACTGTGAGGCTAAGGACCGCGTTCCCCGTAAACAGATGGTCCACCCACCCACTGCTCCAGAGAACACAAAGCCACCGAAG cTGATAGGTAAAATTGAGAAAAGGACCAAGCCGACAAAGGAGTCCCCTGCTCGGAAGGCAGAGCCTGAAAAGACCAAACATTCTGACG CATTTCGGCCCAGTCAGAGCCATGCTGCTTTGGAGATGGATGACAAGATGGATACAGAGGAGGAGCACGCCCAGAGGTCAAAGTTCGGTGGAGAAGACCGGAGGGAGGAAGCTCCACGCTGGGAAAGGAGGACCCAagaggatgaccggaggaggaggaggagggaggacagCGAGTCACGCCTCTTCATTGCCTGTGATGACAATCAAGACCCTTTAGAGAGCACCGACAAATCTG ACAAAGGGCAAGCTTCTCTTAACCTCGGGATGGACCTCAACTTGGACTGGATGACACTGGAGGACtttcagaaacatttaaatggcGAGGATGAGATTCTCTCTGCTCCACCTCTATCTCCTA GTGAGCTGCGTGATGCAGTCAAAAGTGGCGATTACATGTCTGTGAAGCTGGCACTCAATTCCAAAGAGGACTACAATCTGGACCAAGAG GCATGCACTGTTCAGCAGAAGAGTTTAAGTGGCAAGGAGAAGAGTTTTATAAATGAGGaagaagacattttaaatgtgcaaaAGAAGAGTGAAAGTGCTGAAGAGTCTCAACACCAAAAGGGGGATTCTCACTGCGAAGGGAGTCCCGATCCACACTTTGAGGGAAATCCTCATTGTGAGGGAAATTGTCGTTCCCGCCGGAATCGTCCCGGCTTTGGAAATCCCCATCACAAAGGCAACCCTTCACATGGGAAAGAGAAGCCTGTTGACAATGAAGAGAGCAGTTCGTGTGTCTTGGAGAAGACTTTATGTGACATGGAGAGAGCTTTATATGACATAAAAAAGAGTGCTGAAGAGAACGGCTCAAGTGATGATAGTTCTAGTGATGAGGTAGAAGACAGAACCCTGGATTCAAACAGCCCAAGTGGGTCGGATCCGCCTCCATCTAATGCAGAAAGCCACAATGAGTCTGATTCATCCCCCCAAATTTCAGTACAGCCTAGAAAAGCTTACAGAAAGAAAGTAGTGCCACGTAAAGGTACGCGGTCAAACTTACGTTCCAGCACAAAAATGAAGGTCAGTGCATGTAGTACAACAGTGGATGGTAAAAGAAAATGGGACAAAAAGCACTATTGCCTCTATTGCAATGAACCACACAACAAAATTGCAAGGCATTTGGAAAGGGTGCATGCCGATGAAGCAGCTGTTGCTCATGCTATCAGCTTCCCTAAACTCTCCAAAATCCGGTCTCTCTTACTGGACCAACTTCGCAACAAAGGCAACTATGAACACAACTTTGAAGTTCTTCAAAGTGGAGATGGGGAAGTTGTGACTAAGAAAAGACCCTCTTATGATGGTGTTTCTGTGCGTGACTACTTGCCCTGCCAACACTGCTTGGGTTTTTTCAACAAAATAGATTTATGGAAGCATGAGGGCTCATGTAAAGCCAGAAAAGGGCAAGATGAAAggaagggaggaaagagagTACGAGTCCAGGCCGCATCCTCTCGACTCCTTCCATTGCCTGTCTACTCTACTGGAGGATGTGAGGAAATCATACACAATATGAATCAAGATGACATCTCATGCCATATAAAAAATGATCCTCTGATATGTAAATATGGTAATGCATTATCTGCAAAACATGGTCATGCGAAGTCACAGTTTACATACATTGGATCCAAAATGAGGGAATTGGCTAGATTTGTGCTTACTGTAAATGAGATGGACTGTGGTGTCCAATATTTACATGAAGTATGTGTACCATCCAAATTCAAATTGGCAGTTCATGCTGCCAGGAAAATGAGTGGTTTTGATCCTGCTTCAGACCGGTACAAGACTCCATCGCTTGCTTTAAAGATTGGCTACTCCTTAAAAAGAGCTACCGAAATAGCTTTTGGAGAGAGTCGTATGACTGAGGACTGTGAGGCAGAGGAACAAGCCAAAAAGTTCATTGAACTTCTTGAAAATGAttggaataaatgtttttccGGTCTGTCACTTAACACTGTATCACAGTGTGATGAAGTTGATGTGTCTTCACTAACTGAGGATTTGATCAAACTTCAACAATTTCTCAAGATTGCGGAGGACACTGCAAAGCAAGAATTGCTTGAGAACCCCACCAACGCCGTCTGGAAGAAGCTCAATGAAACTCTTCTTGCACAGATTGCTCTTTTCAACAGAAAAAGAACAGGAGAGGTTGCGAAAATGCTTTTGGAAACGTACACCAACAGGAAGAAAGCTCCAGCTAGTGCCGACATTTTCCTTAACCTCTCAAGGCTGGAGCAAGTGCTTGGTGATGACAAATTAACCAGGGTGGAAATAGAAGGCAAAAACGGTAGAAAAATGCCGGTCTTACTGACAGACAGGATGATCTCATCTCTTGACATCCTTATTGCAAACAGAGACAAGGTTGGAGTGTCAAAAGAAAACCCTTATGTTTTTGCACGAAGTATGGATGCAGCAAGTTACGTGAGAGGTTTTGACTGTCTGAGGAAATTTGCACATGAATGTAATGCGAAGAACCCTGAAAGTCTGATCCATGCTACAGTACGGAAAGAGGTGGCTATACATTGCCAAATACTGAACTTGAATGAAAGTGAATTGGATCAAGTGGCAAAATTATTGGGACATGACACGCAGGTCCACAAAGAATACTACAGACTAGCTGAAAACGCAGCACATCTAGCGGAAATCAGCAAATTGCTGCTTGCAATGGATGAGGTTCCAGTTGTTCCAGTGACGTCTGAGGAAAGCGTAGTCTCTCCCACACATG GGACATATTCTGCAGGGACGTATGAACCAGTTGCAGATTCTGCAAAGATATATCCTACTGGGTCCTCGTATTCCACGGGGTCCTCGTATTCCACAGGGTCATCGTATCCCACCGGGACCTCGTATCCCACCGGGATCTCGTATCCCACCGGGACCTCGTATCCCACCGGGACCTCGTATCCCACAGGGACCTCGTATCCCACAGGGACCTCGTATCCCACCGGAACCTCGTATCCCACAGGGACCTCGTATCCCACAGGGACCTCGTATCCCACAGGGACATCGTATCCCACAGAGACATATTCAGCTAAGTCGTACACTGTGGGGGCGCAGCCTTTAAGGTCTTATCATGCTGGGACGTATCCTGAGAAGCTGTATGCTTTGGGATCGCATTGTTCCAGTTCATTTTCTGCCGGGACAGATTTTTCAAGGCCACATCCTGCTGTAACGCATGCTGCAGTGACCTATTCTGCAGGTACATATGCTGCAGGGACCTGCCTAGCAGAGAATCATTCTCCCAGGTCATACACTGCAGGGACACATTTAACAAGATCATACCCTGCAAGTCCTTATGACCTTTCATCTCCTCCAAGTTCATATCCTTTGGGGCCATATCCGGCGGGGGGACAATTTCCAAGGCCATATCCTGCTGGAACATATCCTACACAAACACTTTCATCACGTACAGTTATTACACCAACACTTAGTGTGCATAGTCTTCCAGCAGAAACCCTTCCATCGCAGGCCCTTCCATCGCAGGCCCTTCCATCGCAGGCCCTTCCATCGCAGGCCCTTCCTTCGCAGGCCCTTCCTTCGCAGGCCCTTCCATCGCAGGCCCTTCCATCGCAGGCCCTTCCTTCGCAGGCCCTTCCTTCGCAGGCCCTTCCATCGCAGGCCCTTCCATCGCAGGCCCTTCCATCGCAGGCCCTTCCATCGCAGGCCCTTCCTTCGCAGGCCCTTCCTTCGCAGGCCCTTCCTTCGCAGGCCCTTCCATCGCAGGCCCTTCCTTCGCAGGCCCTTCCTTCGCAGGCCCTTCCATCGCAGGCCCTTCCATCGCAGGCCCTTCCATCGCAGGACCTTCCATCGCAGGACCTTCCATCGCAGGACCTTCCATCGCAGGCCCTTCCTGTCGGGACAGTATCTGCTGGTGAAGTTTCTCTGAGCGTAGGTCCTGCGAGTACCGGTCCTGCAGGGACAGTGGGCACGGTGTGGAAACGGAGACCGTGGAATGATGCGGCGAAGGCTGCAGTGAGGCGCCAGATGGGAAACTTTATCTCGAAGATGCAGGTTCCTGGTAAAAAGGACTGTGAGATATGCCTCCACAATGAACCAGCTCTACAAGACAGGACATGGAGGGACATCAAAAACTATGTCCACaacacagtgaagtctattaaaaggaaaaaagggCTTACAGGTGTGGACCCTgggaaacagacaaacaaagtAGCTGCAAAGAAACTTAAAGAAACTAAATCGGCAAATAGTGCTACAGAAGGGGTTGGTGGAATTATGACAGTACCTACAGAGGGTCAAGAGAAGAAACAAGATGCCGGTATTGTTGCTTTGCCAACACCAAGGAAGCAGAAGATGTGGAGTGACGAGGCTCGTGCTGCAGTAAGGCGACAGCTGGGAGATTTCACTAAACTGATGAAGATTCCAGGTAAAAGGGAATGTGACGCATGTATTGCGGCTGAACCAGCTCTACAAAGCAGGACATGGAAAGATATAAAGAACTATGTGCATAACACTTTAATGACTATGTGCAGGAGGCATATTTCGGGCAAACAAAATATGGACCATGAAAAACCAAGTATAAGGACACCTAAACCAGCGGTGCCACAGAATCCAGAAGTGCATCTGAAACCAGGGGTGCCACTGGGACTTCCAGAAGATcctcctgtctatctgtctttaTGA
- the mphosph8 gene encoding M-phase phosphoprotein 8 isoform X4: MIQLLPQACTVQQKSLSGKEKSFINEEEDILNVQKKSESAEESQHQKGDSHCEGSPDPHFEGNPHCEGNCRSRRNRPGFGNPHHKGNPSHGKEKPVDNEESSSCVLEKTLCDMERALYDIKKSAEENGSSDDSSSDEVEDRTLDSNSPSGSDPPPSNAESHNESDSSPQISVQPRKAYRKKVVPRKGTRSNLRSSTKMKVSACSTTVDGKRKWDKKHYCLYCNEPHNKIARHLERVHADEAAVAHAISFPKLSKIRSLLLDQLRNKGNYEHNFEVLQSGDGEVVTKKRPSYDGVSVRDYLPCQHCLGFFNKIDLWKHEGSCKARKGQDERKGGKRVRVQAASSRLLPLPVYSTGGCEEIIHNMNQDDISCHIKNDPLICKYGNALSAKHGHAKSQFTYIGSKMRELARFVLTVNEMDCGVQYLHEVCVPSKFKLAVHAARKMSGFDPASDRYKTPSLALKIGYSLKRATEIAFGESRMTEDCEAEEQAKKFIELLENDWNKCFSGLSLNTVSQCDEVDVSSLTEDLIKLQQFLKIAEDTAKQELLENPTNAVWKKLNETLLAQIALFNRKRTGEVAKMLLETYTNRKKAPASADIFLNLSRLEQVLGDDKLTRVEIEGKNGRKMPVLLTDRMISSLDILIANRDKVGVSKENPYVFARSMDAASYVRGFDCLRKFAHECNAKNPESLIHATVRKEVAIHCQILNLNESELDQVAKLLGHDTQVHKEYYRLAENAAHLAEISKLLLAMDEVPVVPVTSEESVVSPTHGTYSAGTYEPVADSAKIYPTGSSYSTGSSYSTGSSYPTGTSYPTGISYPTGTSYPTGTSYPTGTSYPTGTSYPTGTSYPTGTSYPTGTSYPTGTSYPTETYSAKSYTVGAQPLRSYHAGTYPEKLYALGSHCSSSFSAGTDFSRPHPAVTHAAVTYSAGTYAAGTCLAENHSPRSYTAGTHLTRSYPASPYDLSSPPSSYPLGPYPAGGQFPRPYPAGTYPTQTLSSRTVITPTLSVHSLPAETLPSQALPSQALPSQALPSQALPSQALPSQALPSQALPSQALPSQALPSQALPSQALPSQALPSQALPSQALPSQALPSQALPSQALPSQALPSQALPSQALPSQALPSQALPSQDLPSQDLPSQDLPSQALPVGTVSAGEVSLSVGPASTGPAGTVGTVWKRRPWNDAAKAAVRRQMGNFISKMQVPGKKDCEICLHNEPALQDRTWRDIKNYVHNTVKSIKRKKGLTGVDPGKQTNKVAAKKLKETKSANSATEGVGGIMTVPTEGQEKKQDAGIVALPTPRKQKMWSDEARAAVRRQLGDFTKLMKIPGKRECDACIAAEPALQSRTWKDIKNYVHNTLMTMCRRHISGKQNMDHEKPSIRTPKPAVPQNPEVHLKPGVPLGLPEDPPVYLSL, translated from the exons ATGATACAACTTTTACCGCAG GCATGCACTGTTCAGCAGAAGAGTTTAAGTGGCAAGGAGAAGAGTTTTATAAATGAGGaagaagacattttaaatgtgcaaaAGAAGAGTGAAAGTGCTGAAGAGTCTCAACACCAAAAGGGGGATTCTCACTGCGAAGGGAGTCCCGATCCACACTTTGAGGGAAATCCTCATTGTGAGGGAAATTGTCGTTCCCGCCGGAATCGTCCCGGCTTTGGAAATCCCCATCACAAAGGCAACCCTTCACATGGGAAAGAGAAGCCTGTTGACAATGAAGAGAGCAGTTCGTGTGTCTTGGAGAAGACTTTATGTGACATGGAGAGAGCTTTATATGACATAAAAAAGAGTGCTGAAGAGAACGGCTCAAGTGATGATAGTTCTAGTGATGAGGTAGAAGACAGAACCCTGGATTCAAACAGCCCAAGTGGGTCGGATCCGCCTCCATCTAATGCAGAAAGCCACAATGAGTCTGATTCATCCCCCCAAATTTCAGTACAGCCTAGAAAAGCTTACAGAAAGAAAGTAGTGCCACGTAAAGGTACGCGGTCAAACTTACGTTCCAGCACAAAAATGAAGGTCAGTGCATGTAGTACAACAGTGGATGGTAAAAGAAAATGGGACAAAAAGCACTATTGCCTCTATTGCAATGAACCACACAACAAAATTGCAAGGCATTTGGAAAGGGTGCATGCCGATGAAGCAGCTGTTGCTCATGCTATCAGCTTCCCTAAACTCTCCAAAATCCGGTCTCTCTTACTGGACCAACTTCGCAACAAAGGCAACTATGAACACAACTTTGAAGTTCTTCAAAGTGGAGATGGGGAAGTTGTGACTAAGAAAAGACCCTCTTATGATGGTGTTTCTGTGCGTGACTACTTGCCCTGCCAACACTGCTTGGGTTTTTTCAACAAAATAGATTTATGGAAGCATGAGGGCTCATGTAAAGCCAGAAAAGGGCAAGATGAAAggaagggaggaaagagagTACGAGTCCAGGCCGCATCCTCTCGACTCCTTCCATTGCCTGTCTACTCTACTGGAGGATGTGAGGAAATCATACACAATATGAATCAAGATGACATCTCATGCCATATAAAAAATGATCCTCTGATATGTAAATATGGTAATGCATTATCTGCAAAACATGGTCATGCGAAGTCACAGTTTACATACATTGGATCCAAAATGAGGGAATTGGCTAGATTTGTGCTTACTGTAAATGAGATGGACTGTGGTGTCCAATATTTACATGAAGTATGTGTACCATCCAAATTCAAATTGGCAGTTCATGCTGCCAGGAAAATGAGTGGTTTTGATCCTGCTTCAGACCGGTACAAGACTCCATCGCTTGCTTTAAAGATTGGCTACTCCTTAAAAAGAGCTACCGAAATAGCTTTTGGAGAGAGTCGTATGACTGAGGACTGTGAGGCAGAGGAACAAGCCAAAAAGTTCATTGAACTTCTTGAAAATGAttggaataaatgtttttccGGTCTGTCACTTAACACTGTATCACAGTGTGATGAAGTTGATGTGTCTTCACTAACTGAGGATTTGATCAAACTTCAACAATTTCTCAAGATTGCGGAGGACACTGCAAAGCAAGAATTGCTTGAGAACCCCACCAACGCCGTCTGGAAGAAGCTCAATGAAACTCTTCTTGCACAGATTGCTCTTTTCAACAGAAAAAGAACAGGAGAGGTTGCGAAAATGCTTTTGGAAACGTACACCAACAGGAAGAAAGCTCCAGCTAGTGCCGACATTTTCCTTAACCTCTCAAGGCTGGAGCAAGTGCTTGGTGATGACAAATTAACCAGGGTGGAAATAGAAGGCAAAAACGGTAGAAAAATGCCGGTCTTACTGACAGACAGGATGATCTCATCTCTTGACATCCTTATTGCAAACAGAGACAAGGTTGGAGTGTCAAAAGAAAACCCTTATGTTTTTGCACGAAGTATGGATGCAGCAAGTTACGTGAGAGGTTTTGACTGTCTGAGGAAATTTGCACATGAATGTAATGCGAAGAACCCTGAAAGTCTGATCCATGCTACAGTACGGAAAGAGGTGGCTATACATTGCCAAATACTGAACTTGAATGAAAGTGAATTGGATCAAGTGGCAAAATTATTGGGACATGACACGCAGGTCCACAAAGAATACTACAGACTAGCTGAAAACGCAGCACATCTAGCGGAAATCAGCAAATTGCTGCTTGCAATGGATGAGGTTCCAGTTGTTCCAGTGACGTCTGAGGAAAGCGTAGTCTCTCCCACACATG GGACATATTCTGCAGGGACGTATGAACCAGTTGCAGATTCTGCAAAGATATATCCTACTGGGTCCTCGTATTCCACGGGGTCCTCGTATTCCACAGGGTCATCGTATCCCACCGGGACCTCGTATCCCACCGGGATCTCGTATCCCACCGGGACCTCGTATCCCACCGGGACCTCGTATCCCACAGGGACCTCGTATCCCACAGGGACCTCGTATCCCACCGGAACCTCGTATCCCACAGGGACCTCGTATCCCACAGGGACCTCGTATCCCACAGGGACATCGTATCCCACAGAGACATATTCAGCTAAGTCGTACACTGTGGGGGCGCAGCCTTTAAGGTCTTATCATGCTGGGACGTATCCTGAGAAGCTGTATGCTTTGGGATCGCATTGTTCCAGTTCATTTTCTGCCGGGACAGATTTTTCAAGGCCACATCCTGCTGTAACGCATGCTGCAGTGACCTATTCTGCAGGTACATATGCTGCAGGGACCTGCCTAGCAGAGAATCATTCTCCCAGGTCATACACTGCAGGGACACATTTAACAAGATCATACCCTGCAAGTCCTTATGACCTTTCATCTCCTCCAAGTTCATATCCTTTGGGGCCATATCCGGCGGGGGGACAATTTCCAAGGCCATATCCTGCTGGAACATATCCTACACAAACACTTTCATCACGTACAGTTATTACACCAACACTTAGTGTGCATAGTCTTCCAGCAGAAACCCTTCCATCGCAGGCCCTTCCATCGCAGGCCCTTCCATCGCAGGCCCTTCCATCGCAGGCCCTTCCTTCGCAGGCCCTTCCTTCGCAGGCCCTTCCATCGCAGGCCCTTCCATCGCAGGCCCTTCCTTCGCAGGCCCTTCCTTCGCAGGCCCTTCCATCGCAGGCCCTTCCATCGCAGGCCCTTCCATCGCAGGCCCTTCCATCGCAGGCCCTTCCTTCGCAGGCCCTTCCTTCGCAGGCCCTTCCTTCGCAGGCCCTTCCATCGCAGGCCCTTCCTTCGCAGGCCCTTCCTTCGCAGGCCCTTCCATCGCAGGCCCTTCCATCGCAGGCCCTTCCATCGCAGGACCTTCCATCGCAGGACCTTCCATCGCAGGACCTTCCATCGCAGGCCCTTCCTGTCGGGACAGTATCTGCTGGTGAAGTTTCTCTGAGCGTAGGTCCTGCGAGTACCGGTCCTGCAGGGACAGTGGGCACGGTGTGGAAACGGAGACCGTGGAATGATGCGGCGAAGGCTGCAGTGAGGCGCCAGATGGGAAACTTTATCTCGAAGATGCAGGTTCCTGGTAAAAAGGACTGTGAGATATGCCTCCACAATGAACCAGCTCTACAAGACAGGACATGGAGGGACATCAAAAACTATGTCCACaacacagtgaagtctattaaaaggaaaaaagggCTTACAGGTGTGGACCCTgggaaacagacaaacaaagtAGCTGCAAAGAAACTTAAAGAAACTAAATCGGCAAATAGTGCTACAGAAGGGGTTGGTGGAATTATGACAGTACCTACAGAGGGTCAAGAGAAGAAACAAGATGCCGGTATTGTTGCTTTGCCAACACCAAGGAAGCAGAAGATGTGGAGTGACGAGGCTCGTGCTGCAGTAAGGCGACAGCTGGGAGATTTCACTAAACTGATGAAGATTCCAGGTAAAAGGGAATGTGACGCATGTATTGCGGCTGAACCAGCTCTACAAAGCAGGACATGGAAAGATATAAAGAACTATGTGCATAACACTTTAATGACTATGTGCAGGAGGCATATTTCGGGCAAACAAAATATGGACCATGAAAAACCAAGTATAAGGACACCTAAACCAGCGGTGCCACAGAATCCAGAAGTGCATCTGAAACCAGGGGTGCCACTGGGACTTCCAGAAGATcctcctgtctatctgtctttaTGA